ttcatttcatttctcttGGGCTACAAATATTGGATTCCCTCCACCTAGTCCTATCTCCAAACCATCTCCATCTTCACATGACCTCAAAAAGAATAAAGTCTTCCAACATTAAATTTCATTCACACACTTCTAGTCCTAATCAAATTTGACACTTTCCCACACACTTCCATCCCCCAAGGAAAAACATATCCACACTttcctccctccctctctctctctctcacacacacatcacaaacacacattgtGAGTGATGTTGAATCCAGCAAATCATGTTGCGCCACAGCCTTCATCACCCACTAATTCGTCCCTCTCCTCTTCTGATCTCGACACTGAGGTACTACTAAATTCTTAATTCTACCACAATTCATTAGtacattttttgtaattttttactaCATAAACAATTGATGGAATGATAATTGTGTGTGACAGTCAACAGGCTCATTCTTCCATGACAGAAGCACCACGCTAGGAACCCTCATGGGCGTCACCGTCCAAGCCATAACGTTCCGGGCCACCTCCCAGCACCGCCACCAGGAGATCCCCGGTTCCGACGCCCGGAGAAACAAGAACAACCGGGCCGCCGCGGCCCGCCAGCGGCGCCGGTGGTGGCGCCTCTGCAGAGACGAATGCGACTCCAGAAGGGCCTCTCTCGGAGAGTATTTGGAGGTGGAGAGGAGgttcggcggcggcggcgcggcggaGCTTGATGAAGGGCTGGTTCAGGAGCTGCAGCCGAGAAATGGGCGGGCCTTATTTGCGGATGGGATGGTTCTGCCGCCGGCGCAGGTTGTGGAGGATTTGGATTCGTCGCCGGCGGCTGCGGCGGGGATTTGTAGATTCTCGGCGGTAGAGCGGTGGTGTAATTTAGTGTAGTTTAGTGCAGTGTAGTACAGTTTGTTTGTTTATTGAGTAGtgactttctttttttttctttttcttgctttttCTGCAGTTTtgccttttcttcttctttatttttattttttattttttattttttaaattgtttattTCTAAATCTGGCACCACTGATTGAACATCATATGATCTGCTTTATGGAGTTGAATATAGTCAAGTGCTTTTTAATTGTTGGACCCATGTTAATCAATCGATACTTAAATTATGAAATGTGTTAAACCAGTACTCAATTTGAACTTTGAACTAATAGAGTGTAAGAATAAATTTGTAGACGAGAATGGAATACTAAAAAGAGCATGATTCAGTGGTTATTTAAATTGTGAGCGAATCACGAGTTGTATCGTTGAATAGCTAACTCGTCTCAAACAATAATGAAGACCAGCGATTTACTACGTTACTTACTGAATGTAAATGTAGAATACGTATTCGATTTTGAAATAGGCTAAGCCAATGGAAATTAAGGAGAAAGATTTCTGAATTACTGTGATTGATTCAAACTTCAATGGACTATTTTAATTGAAATGCAAATGGgcttgaaagtttgaagaaattcaGTTAGGCCCATATTACCCAAAGAAGCACAATAATGAGAAGAAATTGTTTAGTccaattgttattattattgttactTGTTTCCAGTTTCTTAATTATATACAACAGTAAATAATTCCTTCGTCTACCATCTATTTGTCAcgttaattttaaattaatagtatACATCTAACACTTTTAATCTTCTTTATcacattatttataaaaatatgtcaagatttaattaaaagtcGCTCACAATTATAGAAAATCAATTCTAATTGGGATAAGTCTCTCAGCAAGACTTAACAACATGCACAAAATGAGTCAATCCTAAACATACCTGTAATATTCATTAGattgttagtatttttattaGGGTAGTGatatatattttcctttttattaaCTAAGTTCCAATGATTAAGCATAGTAATGATGGTTTCTATAGTTGAAGAGTTTGAAGGCAGTAGTTTAtcaaaaatgatactccatataccaaaagtatttttaatttatttttatattatagaaatgttttagtaattgaagtatttaaattaaataatgaaatggtGGGACTCTTGAGCAAGAAAGAGTATGAATGTGCGTGTTGTCCTCTTGGAGAAGAgtagagagtaaaaaattaataaatgtagGTATGCGCCCACATTCATGTTCTTTGGTAAGAgcatggatggggatgctctaacgAAGAGTGAAAAcaaagttttaatttaaatgtttagAAATTTGGCAGAGTTGATACGAATCAATTCCCCAAAGTTGACATTAAGGCCACAGttacttcattttttatatttagaatcATTTCAAAGACAGTCAAGGCAATCACATGCTAGTGCTATAAAACTAGACTTTCGTTGTTAGTTTATTAGTAATAgtattactactagtattattttattttcattagtttacattcatattattattaataaattttggaaTTCTAAACACGTAACTTctcaatcacttttttttctttcatacgCGCTTGTGCGCCATATCAGTAGTATAGTGTGGGTAGAATTTTTTTCAAACTCATCTAGCAAGAGAGAGATGGCATATGCTGCTGTGATTTCTCTGAAGCAAACAATGCATCGCCTTCTTAACTCTTCTCACACTCCCATTCCCTCCTCAAGTCGAGAAATCCTTGAATTTGCATCCACAGAAATCACATCTTTGCAAGAATTTCTCAAAGAATTCTACCACAGTCCACAGCAACAGCAATAGATGAAACGCTTTGGATGCCGAAATCACAGAACCGTACAAAAAGCAGAAGATGCCATCGAATCCAATCAATTCCTCTCTCTTTCTGTTCTGCGTTAGTTGGTATTCAGAGCGAGGAAATTGCCTTGTTCAATGGCAGATAACGTTAGAAGAGACAACAACAACCTTGTTAATATTTAGAGCGACTAAAGTATTTATGCCCTTTTTACTTATTGATATTTTTACTCTAAGCATGTATTCATGTACTTAATCTATCTATTCCATAACATTTAAGGTAAAATATTGTGTTTATTAACTTATCATTCGTCATCATAATGCACGGGAAAGATTTATCACATAAATTAAATTGTGAAATGAAGTTTCTTTTAAATAATCATCACAATTAGGTAGATGATTGCTACATATGAAATATGAAAATCTTATATTTCTACTCTCAATAATGTTCTTTGAAGATTCGAAATAGTTTACTAAGAATAAATTGTTGACAACattcatttaaaatatgacaacttggttaaaaatttgtatttaaataaatatataatgacATATATAATCATGACAAATATGATTATAAATTATGTACTATATttgtaaaatattttgaatttaagtAAAATTTTAGATTTGTCTGCAtagatagtagtagtatttaataattatgattattttaaacataattttatttaatatatcaaatatataTTTCTTTGTATTGATAATGTAGTTTTTAAACCAAGTTGACTACTAAAACATACGGAGTATGCAAATTATTAGAGTGTTTAGTTTGAATGGATAGATAAATTAATCCAAGTCAATTAGTACATACGTATGGATTGATGGCTCAAGTTTGAATTCAGATAACGCAATTACTAAGTAATTGACATTTCGAAACAGAGTAAGTAATACGGCACAGAATAATTGACATTTATTACGTTGCTAAGTTAATTACAATAAAAAGTACACATTCCATAAGTGAGCCATTCTTTTTGGCACATCTCTAAGAAAGTGTTGTTTAGTAGTTAAATGTTGTGTTTACccaaaaaatgaattattatcaATTTACTTTGGATGCCTCAAAAGAGATGGAAAGGAGAGAGGAGTATTTAACAAGCGGCAATTATACCAATGTAGTTTATGCACACGACGTTGAAAATGTCAACTGTATCTGAATAAATTGAAATTTGCATGATATTTGCGAAACGGACTAATGAATCACATTCATTACTATAGTGTTAGGTATGATGAATTTTGGCTAGtgatctactttattctctattgaAATGTATTACTCACATCAACCATCTCATAAGCAAGTCATTTTCTGTTGTATTCCACCTAAAATGATTCATTTGACttgctattattattattattattattattattattattattattattattattattattattattattattattattatgattattttctttcatttttgatTTCCATTATAGGCGCATAGTATAGTCGTACTTCTATTTCATGTAGACAGTTGGGTGTTAGAGCTAGGAGAGATGGCATATGCAGCTGTGATTTCTTTGAAGCAAACAATACATCGCTTTCTTAACTCTTCACACAATCCCATTCCCTCTTCGAATCGAGAAATCCTTGAATTTGCATCCAACGCTATCACATCCTTGCAAgaatttatcaaagaattcgACCAAAGCAACAGCAAGAGATGGAACTCTTTGGATGTCAAAATCAGAGAAGCCGTACAAAAAGCAGAAGACGCCATCGAATCcaatcactttctctctctacccCAAGAGATACATTACTTTGTCGAAACCATGACGAAAATAAAGAACGATTTCACTCAAAATTACCCGCCACTCGACGAcgacgaagaagaagatggtgatGATGCAGCCGTTTCAACATATAACGATCTCGGCTCTGAAATGATAGGATTATCCAATGAAATAGCCGAAATGAAAGAAGACTTGCTCAAACCACTGAGGCCCTACGGTTTTGGGGTTTACTCCCACGTCGGAAAGATAGGCTCTCTCAGAAGCATCACCGTAAAAGCCCTTTTCGACGATATATTCGTCGCAAAAGAAGAGCCCTTCGATCGTGGCGCGTGGGTGACCGTGGGCAGAAACTACCAATTCACAGAAATTCTCGCAAATATCATCGCTCAAGTAGATGATCAAGCACGAATTGATCATCATGATATGGAGAAATTGAGGAAGGATTTGTATGCGAGGTTGAAGGGTCGGAGATACATGATCGTATTGGATGATGTAGACGACGTTGAGGTTTGGGATGAGTTGAAAAACTCATTTCCGGAGCAGGACAATGGAAGCTTAATCGTGCTGACCACGGGGCTCATCGAAGTTGCCCAATTTGCAAATAGTTTTTATATTCACGAAATGCCGATGCTATTTGGTGACTTCTTTTGGGATTTCCTTCGAATGTTGATGTTTGGGTGCGAGAAGGAGATTGATCCAGAAATGGAGAGAGCTGGGAAGCAGATTGCTCAGAATTGTGGAGGAAGTCGAATTGCGCTTGCTAGAGTTATCCTCTTCCTATGCAAATTCGACATGACTCCAGATCATGAAAGCTGGACCAACCTAGCTGCGGATGAACAACACTCCATATTCGTCGTCCATGATGAAGTCCTCGAGGTACCATCGCCTACCTATTTTCTCTTTCTGTCTCTGATACGTGCATATCCACATGAGATCcccatatctttattaatttgttattttaatttatcgTATCTTTAGGATATCTATTTCTTGCTCGTTAAGTTAGTAttcctattataaataggactatTGTTCTTCTCTCTAGTCAATCAATGAAGAAATATCATAATTCCCTATTTTACGTCTTCTTTACTTTTTACGCATAAATCCTATTTTTGGAGCTGATCCCGGGGAAAGCCCGTGACGTCCACCATTGTTATCTTCTCGTCGTCGATCTCTCGTCGACGTCGAAACCTTGTTAGGGGAGAacacccttaacaattggtgcttccaTTGATGAACTCATGTCCGATTTTCAAGCAGGAATAGGGCGCACGGATCCTATGTGGTCGCTGCCCTCAATTTCAGATCCAGTGTTGACGCCGACGGCGTCGGACTCGCCACCCATTGATCCGATCCGTGTCATGTTCGAGCGTCTGGTCTCCGGCATGGCTAGGATGGAAGCGCGGATGGACGATTACGATCGTCGCCCGCCGTACACGTCGCGGCCAGAACCAGAGCCACCCTACAGCCGCCCATCGTCATCGCGCAACCCGCCGCGGCCGGAGCCCGATCCTCCCTACAGCAGCGCGAACGCACATCAATTGGAGGTAGCCATGCCCTACATCCCACAGTTCGCGACGGCGCCCGTCGCTATGCCGTCTCTGCCGGCAACCGCTcctttcttgaatttgaatgaAGGGTTTCGCCCTATCCCTAGTGGTGCATCGAACTCGTGGGATCTGTCCCCAGCATTGCGTGGACCCGCAACCTGGGATCTGCCCCCCCTGGCGCGCGCACACACCTCTTGGGACCTGCCTCCCACGTCGCGCGCACCCCCGCCATGGGATGCTTGGGGTAATCGTTTTAGCGATCACCACGCACACGGAGGAAGGTCGTCGTGGGGCACGCCGAGACAACACACCCCCGAAAAATACCCTGCATATGATCAATCGTTCCCTCACGGCTGGTGTCCAATGAGTCACCAACATTCAACAATATATCCATCAGAATTTAAGGACCTGGGTTCTGGTTTTTCATCTGTCGGGGAGGGAAGGAGTGAATTCATGGGTTACCCAAAGGAATATTGGGACTCTAATGATCAGTGGGACGCCGCTGATTCTCGATGCCTCTCGCCTCTCCATCTCCATCACGTTCCATCTACAAGATCGCTGCCTACTGCCGCCGCAATCCCGCCTCCACCAGCCTCGATATCTCTTTCGTGCAGTCCTGATTTCCGGTATGACTCAAAGGAACTCATTGCCGATGATAATGATGAAACAATTGAATCATGTCCAAATACTACAATTGATCGACTATCTAACCGAGATCAAGTTGGAGCGGAAGAAGTATTGCTAGATGTGGAAGAGAAGGATGGATTTCTCCAAGCTTTTGAGGTAGCTAATTTCGAGTATGTTGATGAAGCAGAAAAGGCAGTCGATGAGGAAGTACCGGCTCCACCATCAGAAGGGCTTGGGTGTTCATCACTTGCCTTTGTGCTGGCTGAAGAAATTGGTCCGATGCATATTGAGAAGTACTCTCAACTTGCTTCGCCTATTGTTCCACCGTCACCACCGCAGCGCTCACCCTCTTGCTGGAGCCCGACGGGCCCGACAAGCCATTGCTGCTCAGCCGCACCACTGCCCGCTGCAGCCGCTGCTCCCTCCTTGACTCGGCCCCCGCCAGCTCCTCCGTGCAGCCCCGATATCATGGGAGTTGAAGAGGCTTTGTTAGACGGTGAAGAGAAGGTTGGATCTTTTGCTATTTTGAGGTTTGCTCGAGTGAGAGGAGAGAAGTGCAGTAGTCGTGACAAAGTTGAGCGGAATGAGTTGTTGAGAGCTCATTGTCTCACATTTGGGATATTGGAAGAATTGGTTAATCATTCATCTCCAATAGGGGGAGTTGGATTTTCAAAGGGAGACATCTCTTTCTGTTCCACATTGAATCTGATCCAAAGTGAGAGAATGGCAATGGTCACCAATGGTGCTGCATTTATTCCAAGGCGACACTCCTGGCCGTTTGATCCCGGAGGAGATATATCTCATCTAGCTTATGTTATTAGCGACTCTCTTCGTTatgtcgtggttcccaccttgaggacaaggtggattttaaccgcgggggagttgatacgtgcATATCCACATGAGATCcccatatctttattaatttgttattttaatttatcgTATCTTTAGGATATCTATTTCTTGCTCGTTAAGTTAGTAttcctattataaataggactatTGTTCTTCTCTCTAGTCAATCAATGAAGAAATATCATAATTCCCTATTTTACGTCTTCTTTACTTTTTACGCATAAATCCTATTTTTGGAGCTGATCCCGGGGAAAGCCCGTGACGTCCACCATTGTTATCTTCTCGTCGTCGATCTCTCGTCGACGTCGAAACCTTGTTAGGGGAGAACACCCTTAACAGTCTCACAACTTATGCTCttaattttcaagaaatacataTACAACTGGATTGATCAATTTCATCTAGTCACTAAAAGGAATTGATCTTTTTCTATACATACCTTAATGCTGTTTTATGTAACCAGGTTTGTAAAATCAGAGAAGACTCATGTGTGCATACAGATGACAATAAGATGAAAATCACATCTCCACTTGAGATCTCTTTGGCTCTTAAACTAATCAAGGAGTATCTTTTTCCCCAAACATACTTTCCAAAATCAAAAATCATGCTGATCTGTGGAATGGCAGGTATTGGAAAGACTACTCTTGTTAAGAATCTTTTCGAAGATTCCTCAGTTTCGCATCACTATGACCATCGGGTGTGGGTGGCTCTCGGCCCAAAATATAAGCCAGAGGAAATCTTGATCGATATTCTAGCTCAGATATATCCTCACATCGATAGAGAACGTGTAAAAAATGATGCAAAATTAGCTGGGGATTTGTGTATGGAAATGGAATTATCATACAAGAGATGCTTCATTGTGTTAGATGATATGTGGAAGCCAGAGCCCTTGTACCACTTAAAAACTTTATTTCCAGACATTAGAGCTAATATCTTTGTGACAACCCGGCAACCTGTGCTAGGTCCATCATTTGGGCCAGATGATAGGTATTACACAGTGCGCTTACTCAATAAACAAGAAAGTTGGGATCTGCTTTGTCACAAGGTGTTTTCTGGTGTGCCATGTCCTCCTCGACTGGAGGAAGTTGGGAAGAAAATTTCTAACAAATGTGAAGGTCTTCCTCTTTTGATCCTCACAGTTGCTTATCTCTTGTCAAAAGCTGAGAAAACACAAGAGTATTGGAGAATGGTAGCAGAGGAAAGAAATTCTGTTTTCAAGGACGCATATGATCATATGCATAAGGTGTTATTTCCTAGCTATCAGTACTTACCACAACATCTGAAAGCGTGTTTTCTCTATATGGGTGTTTTCTCACTGAATGATGAGGTTCCAGTATCGAAGCTCATTGATTTGTGGGTTGCAGAGGGATTTCTTGAGCCAGATGCTTCTCAGACTGTAGAAGATTATGCTCTGAAATGTTTGAAGGAGATTGTTAATCGAAGTCTAGTTATGGTCCAACGCAGGGACTATGATCCCAAATCCAGTAAGACATGCAGATTTCATTCTGTGTTTTGGCATATGTGTAGCCGTGAAGCTGAGAAGAGCATGTTTTTCAATGCTTATACTAGACACGGATTGAAGGAGGAGCAAAGAAGAGTGTGCATTCGTAATAACATTTTGTTAGGCATCAAGCATGAGCATAACTCAATGTTATACACACGTTCTCTCTTATGCACTGGCCCATACCATCAGTATCCAGTACCAATACCTTTTAGGTCGAAGCTGCTGAGGATATTAGATGCTATGTCAATCCGTTTGTACGAGTTCCCAATCGAAGCAGTGGAACTCATACATCTAAGGTACCTTGCCCTCACCTGTGATGGGAGGCTTCCTGCTTCTATATCAAAACTCCGCAGCCTGGAGAAGTTGCTTGTGACAAGGCACTTGAACACCAAATCTCTTGAAGATTCTTCAATTCTGCCCATGGAAATCTGGGGTATGAAAGAATTGAGGTATCTACGTGTTGAAGGATGCAACCTACCTAACCGTAGTAGTGATGAGGTTTTAGCCAACCTCTCAACACTATTAGATGTGAACATTGATAGTTGCACTAAGGAGGTTCTAAGAGGTGTTCCAAATATAACGAGGTTAGGAGTCCGGATCCAGCTTGAGCCGGGTGATGATGGAAAGTCCTTCCATCACTTGAATAACATATCCAGTCTAGGCAAACTGGAATCACTTACTTGTGTGGTTGTGAATCCTGACTTAGATACTGTGAATCCACCTGTTCCGCATTCCATGTTCCCACTGGGTCTTAAGAAGCTGAGTCTAAGTGGGCTTGGATATCCATGGAGTTACATGGACATAATTGGCAGACTACCCAATCTTGAGGTGCTCAAATTACGATGCTTTGCCTTTCAAGGGCCAGTATGGGAAACAGATTATGCCAGTTTCGGCCAGCTTAAGCTTCTCTCACTCGAAGATACTGATCTAGTGCTGTGGCGAACAAGAAACCCAAGCTTTTTTTCTCTTAACTATCTTAGAATTAAACATTGCTACAATCTAGAAGAGTTCCCTACTTATTTGACCTGCAGTGTTCGAATGCTTCAAGTAGCTGAGTGCAGCCCTTCAGTTGTGACATGGGcagaaaaaatgaaagaaaatgatTTGGAGAATAGAATAGAAACGCTAACAATTGATGTCCATTCTTCTTGGGACGATGAGAATCTCGACTCATGACTGCGTGCTCACAAAGGTTAGTCTTTCGAATTCAATTTTATACTTTTATACATTTACTGGTATCCTATACAGTTCTTTTTGTATGTGTTTTTGTACATAAAGACTACTCCCCATTTCCAATGTTTTCTTATGCATACCTCTACTAGACTGATTATATTCTTTTGAATATGTTGATCTGCATTTTTATAATAGAAACTCACTTTCCCCAGATTTGTAAAGCTTGTGCATATAGTCATTAAGTACTGGTATAATTTTGAAGAGCTCCCTCTCATCGTATATCATATCGTCTGTTAAATTGGTTGAAGTAGATGAGTTTAACTCTATGTTATGAATTGGGCAGAGGAAATGAAAACAGGAACATCATGCCAGCTTACATGAAACAAGGCACTAGAGACTAATGGGATTCTGTGAAAACTTCAAATAATGACTATGAGTTGCTTCAGTATTAAGGCTCATTTTCAGtttgaatttgatttatttttgcCACGGGGCGTGGCTATGATACGTGTAAATGGAGGATCAAGAAACTGCTACTGATTGAAGAAGCTAGAGATGGAGTATGTTGGATTCTTAGAGAAGCAGTTATTCAGTTCAATAACAAATGTCAATAAATAGCTATTGCATACATCTTCTATATTCAACCAATGAATCAGAACTTCTTCTTCCTAGTCTATCCTCTCTATCTATGTACTCTCTCTGCAAATCTCTTAAGCTCTTAACCTCATCCTTCCCTGCATCAGGTTGATTAAAACTGATTTAATGTTAGTTTAAGAAGAAAAAACCAactatgttttctttttataatttatggAAAACTGCAATAGCAGTCCTGTGATTATAGGGTGGTTGCAAACTTTCAATATTGACCAGTTTCAATCTAAGGTCATTATCTATGTTCCTCTTGTTTATTTTAAGGTCAATATTGATGCAGGAGCAAAGCTGAAACGGACTAGACCATCGTGtaaataatttttgtttaaaatgAAGTTATATACGTatgtagaaattaaaaaatatttttaagaatattaaaattattccaaagaataaataaatactactatagtcaataattaattaatgagttTTATTGGTTAAAGGAAAAATAAATGTGTCAATGACAGTATGACACCTTGCAGAAGAATCAGAAGATGGGTCATTCAAATAGGCCTATAAGACCTAAGGCCATCCACCacgttgttcctataccgttcctacaccgttccttaaaccactatttgagggccccactgtacttttttactccattccttaactaaggaacggaacctgcaacccaccgttccttaaccgttccttaaattactccctccgtcccgcactactcgcacttatttcctttttgggcgtcccaggTTACTTGcgctctttccatttttagtaaaaattttcacctacagccgtcatttttgactttcctatacactcattccttaatctccgtgccgaaaaggaaaggggcgagtagcccgggacggagggagtactattcattcaatttcattttttttatttacaacccaattcaatttaaataaacacactttaaaaaacaaacacactttattaaaaaacacacaacattaaaaaaaattacaacttaaacttaaaaaaataaaaaagcacacaattaaaatcctaaaaaaataaaagtacacaattttaataatttcatccgccaaattttgcccaaatgtacgtacgggagcgtcgttggggcggcgcggcttcttcggcctcccgtcgtcgatcttcttcaagtgattgttgcaatatttgacgcatttgttcaaaatgatccattagtttgattaaatttgggagaaggaaacgagagttgatttgagatgaaaattggggtggaaatagagaggaatagatgtgtgtttgtgattgaaatgagtatgaaataagagtatttatagagtaaataaataaataaataataaaaaaaatataaaacggatataaaaaaacggtcacattaccgttgcaaaaaaaattttttttattaaattcgtattttttttaaaaaaattgaattattgcgtcaccgggacgaagcccactcgcggggcagcgagtgggcttcacgcgtcgaatgggaggccgccacgtcgcctaggcgcgtggcggaacgtttcgttccgcgttcctccggaacggaacgcggcacggcataggaacggggcggcacggaatggcgacggaacgcacgccGCAACGCATGctgccgcggaaccgttccgccggaacggcataggaaccgcaacggcacagctaggcatgcacaagggtcgaaaaccgccggttcagggtcatgaaccggcggttcaagggtc
This portion of the Salvia splendens isolate huo1 chromosome 10, SspV2, whole genome shotgun sequence genome encodes:
- the LOC121751014 gene encoding uncharacterized protein At3g17950-like; the encoded protein is MLNPANHVAPQPSSPTNSSLSSSDLDTESTGSFFHDRSTTLGTLMGVTVQAITFRATSQHRHQEIPGSDARRNKNNRAAAARQRRRWWRLCRDECDSRRASLGEYLEVERRFGGGGAAELDEGLVQELQPRNGRALFADGMVLPPAQVVEDLDSSPAAAAGICRFSAVERWCNLV
- the LOC121750646 gene encoding putative disease resistance RPP13-like protein 2, coding for MAYAAVISLKQTIHRFLNSSHNPIPSSNREILEFASNAITSLQEFIKEFDQSNSKRWNSLDVKIREAVQKAEDAIESNHFLSLPQEIHYFVETMTKIKNDFTQNYPPLDDDEEEDGDDAAVSTYNDLGSEMIGLSNEIAEMKEDLLKPLRPYGFGVYSHVGKIGSLRSITVKALFDDIFVAKEEPFDRGAWVTVGRNYQFTEILANIIAQVDDQARIDHHDMEKLRKDLYARLKGRRYMIVLDDVDDVEVWDELKNSFPEQDNGSLIVLTTGLIEVAQFANSFYIHEMPMLFGDFFWDFLRMLMFGCEKEIDPEMERAGKQIAQNCGGSRIALARVILFLCKFDMTPDHESWTNLAADEQHSIFVVHDEVLEVCKIREDSCVHTDDNKMKITSPLEISLALKLIKEYLFPQTYFPKSKIMLICGMAGIGKTTLVKNLFEDSSVSHHYDHRVWVALGPKYKPEEILIDILAQIYPHIDRERVKNDAKLAGDLCMEMELSYKRCFIVLDDMWKPEPLYHLKTLFPDIRANIFVTTRQPVLGPSFGPDDRYYTVRLLNKQESWDLLCHKVFSGVPCPPRLEEVGKKISNKCEGLPLLILTVAYLLSKAEKTQEYWRMVAEERNSVFKDAYDHMHKVLFPSYQYLPQHLKACFLYMGVFSLNDEVPVSKLIDLWVAEGFLEPDASQTVEDYALKCLKEIVNRSLVMVQRRDYDPKSSKTCRFHSVFWHMCSREAEKSMFFNAYTRHGLKEEQRRVCIRNNILLGIKHEHNSMLYTRSLLCTGPYHQYPVPIPFRSKLLRILDAMSIRLYEFPIEAVELIHLRYLALTCDGRLPASISKLRSLEKLLVTRHLNTKSLEDSSILPMEIWGMKELRYLRVEGCNLPNRSSDEVLANLSTLLDVNIDSCTKEVLRGVPNITRLGVRIQLEPGDDGKSFHHLNNISSLGKLESLTCVVVNPDLDTVNPPVPHSMFPLGLKKLSLSGLGYPWSYMDIIGRLPNLEVLKLRCFAFQGPVWETDYASFGQLKLLSLEDTDLVLWRTRNPSFFSLNYLRIKHCYNLEEFPTYLTCSVRMLQVAECSPSVVTWAEKMKENDLENRIETLTIDVHSSWDDENLDS